One region of Peribacillus simplex genomic DNA includes:
- a CDS encoding Zn-dependent hydrolase: protein MKKQKLLINGERLSHTLEKFADFGRTENNGVTRLSLSEEDRLVRDYFCSCCKELGMTIKVDDMGNIYATLTGLEDKPPIVLGSHMDTVKKGGRFDGILGVAAGLEVVRTLVENNIQPKIPVMIVNFTNEEGARFEPSMMSSGVLSGKFEKSIMLQKTDSEGTTFESALNAIGYAGNEESRLKEATAFLELHIEQGPILERESLTIGVVECVLGMVCYEIEVTGESDHAGTTPMIMRKDAFFTANSLIMEARQKLGMLDDDLVFTIGRVNVFPNIHTVIPNKVVFSLEARHKDFKVIEKVEEVIEGLTTTGIEGGCDIQVKKLWDRDTVWFDKSICNLLELSTNSLGLPYKRMVSGAGHDAQFIASFIPTAMVFVPSIKGKSHCEEELTTWEDCEKGVNVILETVLAIQSN, encoded by the coding sequence ATGAAAAAGCAAAAATTATTAATTAATGGTGAGAGACTGAGTCATACGCTCGAGAAATTTGCCGATTTTGGACGGACAGAAAACAACGGAGTCACACGGTTATCCCTGTCCGAGGAAGATCGATTAGTCCGTGATTACTTTTGCTCTTGTTGTAAAGAATTGGGGATGACCATTAAGGTTGATGACATGGGGAATATTTACGCTACTTTAACGGGACTTGAAGACAAACCGCCAATTGTTTTGGGATCACATATGGATACCGTGAAAAAAGGCGGGCGGTTTGATGGTATCTTGGGTGTAGCTGCCGGCTTGGAAGTCGTGCGGACGCTGGTGGAAAATAATATCCAGCCTAAAATTCCGGTAATGATCGTCAATTTTACGAACGAAGAAGGAGCCAGATTCGAACCTTCCATGATGTCATCGGGAGTTCTATCAGGTAAATTCGAGAAATCCATCATGCTGCAAAAGACAGATAGTGAAGGAACCACTTTCGAAAGTGCCTTAAATGCCATTGGATACGCAGGAAATGAAGAGTCCCGTTTAAAAGAAGCGACTGCATTTCTAGAATTGCATATTGAACAAGGGCCCATTCTTGAACGTGAATCGTTAACGATCGGTGTCGTTGAATGTGTCCTTGGAATGGTGTGCTATGAAATAGAAGTTACTGGAGAATCCGATCATGCGGGAACCACCCCGATGATTATGAGAAAGGATGCTTTCTTCACTGCGAATAGCTTGATTATGGAGGCTCGTCAGAAATTAGGCATGCTTGATGACGATTTGGTTTTTACGATTGGAAGGGTAAATGTGTTTCCTAATATCCATACGGTTATCCCTAATAAAGTAGTTTTTTCGCTAGAAGCAAGGCATAAGGATTTCAAGGTCATCGAAAAGGTGGAGGAAGTCATTGAAGGCCTTACCACCACAGGTATAGAAGGAGGCTGTGACATTCAAGTGAAAAAATTATGGGACAGGGATACCGTTTGGTTCGATAAATCAATTTGCAATTTGCTTGAACTATCGACCAATTCATTAGGTCTACCATATAAAAGAATGGTAAGCGGTGCTGGACATGATGCTCAGTTTATAGCTAGTTTTATACCGACTGCCATGGTTTTCGTACCAAGCATCAAAGGTAAAAGTCATTGTGAAGAGGAACTTACTACTTGGGAGGATTGTGAAAAAGGCGTCAATGTAATATTGGAAACGGTCCTTGCCATACAGTCCAATTAA
- a CDS encoding DUF3311 domain-containing protein: protein MNAIKLLLFVPFLGFLGLLPYANKIEPYILGMPFLLFWVAFWMVMASVILMIVYKFDPDNKGSDPE, encoded by the coding sequence TTGAATGCTATTAAGCTATTGCTTTTTGTTCCATTCTTAGGGTTCTTGGGGTTATTGCCCTATGCAAATAAAATAGAACCGTACATATTGGGAATGCCTTTTTTGTTATTTTGGGTTGCATTTTGGATGGTGATGGCTTCAGTAATTTTAATGATTGTCTATAAGTTCGATCCTGATAATAAAGGGAGTGATCCTGAATGA
- a CDS encoding sodium:solute symporter family protein codes for MNISLLIISIFLVLALYLGIKARKGKDMDMEQFAVGGRGFGTFFIFLLIAGEIYTTFTFLGGSGWAYSKGAAAYYVPAYIFLAYVLSYWLVPKIWRYSKRHSIISQPEYFASKYKSRSMGMIVAVLGSLALVPYIVIQLKGLGIIVSEASYGAISPVAASVIGAVVVTTYVMISGIHGSAWTAILKDFMILVVVIFLGIYIPFHYFGGIQPMFETVQAAKPEMLVLADHGLSQSWFVSTVLLNALGFYLLPQTFMVVLSSNGERTLRKNAIALPLYTLLLLFVFFIGYAAIMEIPGLQGADGDLSLLRLAIQTFDPWVIGFIGAAGLLTALVPASVMLMAASVGLTNSFFKVLVPSASETHQLIVSRLIIIGISIIALIVTVTGGEALAILNIMSYSLITQLAPALFCSLPKNNIINKYGAMTGILAGVLIVLYATIADVKVATFLPGIPQVINDISTGVIALLINILVTFIVSALTKHIAMQENEMNDLNKIS; via the coding sequence ATGAATATCTCATTACTCATCATTTCCATCTTCTTGGTGCTCGCACTTTATTTAGGGATCAAAGCAAGAAAAGGGAAGGATATGGATATGGAGCAATTTGCCGTAGGGGGCAGGGGCTTCGGTACGTTCTTCATTTTTCTGCTGATAGCAGGTGAAATTTATACAACTTTCACATTTCTGGGCGGAAGTGGGTGGGCTTACTCAAAAGGCGCGGCTGCTTATTATGTTCCCGCCTATATATTCTTAGCCTACGTCCTATCGTATTGGCTTGTTCCTAAAATATGGAGATACTCCAAACGCCATTCCATTATCTCTCAGCCGGAGTATTTTGCATCTAAATACAAGAGCCGATCAATGGGGATGATCGTGGCCGTATTGGGAAGCCTAGCTCTCGTTCCGTACATAGTCATACAGCTAAAAGGATTAGGCATCATTGTTTCAGAAGCATCTTATGGAGCGATTTCACCAGTTGCTGCAAGTGTTATCGGTGCTGTAGTCGTAACTACTTATGTAATGATTTCAGGCATTCATGGGTCAGCATGGACTGCGATACTAAAAGATTTCATGATTTTGGTTGTCGTTATCTTTTTGGGGATTTACATCCCATTTCATTACTTCGGGGGCATACAGCCAATGTTCGAGACAGTCCAAGCGGCAAAACCGGAAATGTTAGTTTTGGCGGATCACGGATTGAGTCAGTCCTGGTTTGTGTCCACCGTTTTGCTGAATGCACTGGGATTTTATTTACTGCCACAAACTTTCATGGTTGTTTTATCGTCGAATGGTGAAAGAACCCTTCGCAAAAATGCCATTGCTCTACCCTTATACACACTGTTACTGCTTTTCGTCTTTTTCATAGGATATGCAGCTATCATGGAAATCCCGGGCTTACAAGGAGCAGATGGAGATCTATCACTGTTAAGGCTGGCGATTCAAACATTCGATCCATGGGTGATAGGGTTTATCGGAGCTGCAGGTTTATTGACTGCCCTTGTACCGGCTTCAGTCATGCTAATGGCTGCATCGGTAGGTCTGACAAATAGCTTTTTCAAAGTTCTCGTACCTTCTGCGAGTGAAACACATCAATTGATCGTCTCAAGATTAATTATTATTGGTATCTCAATAATCGCTTTAATTGTTACGGTAACAGGCGGCGAGGCTTTGGCCATCTTGAATATCATGTCATATAGTTTAATAACCCAACTGGCACCGGCCTTGTTTTGCAGTTTACCAAAAAATAATATAATTAATAAGTATGGTGCGATGACAGGAATCTTGGCAGGCGTCCTAATCGTTTTATATGCGACAATTGCAGATGTTAAGGTTGCAACATTCCTGCCGGGTATACCTCAAGTAATTAATGATATCAGTACAGGTGTCATAGCTTTGTTAATTAATATACTAGTAACGTTCATTGTAAGTGCACTGACTAAACATATCGCTATGCAAGAGAATGAAATGAATGATTTGAATAAAATATCCTGA
- a CDS encoding nitrilase-related carbon-nitrogen hydrolase: MKINITACQFRVENVSTFNEFQKQVEELINQVPEDSDYIIFPELLTIGLSATFGIQDASSVMRIDEYTNQYKELFRSISRKRKQIIIAGTHLERRDNEYFNIAYIFDRNGSYVEHKKTHIFPAEANWCTSEGDNLEVYSIGPVKIGIAICYEAEIPEISRILSVNGADIIFCPSYTFTEAGFWRVRHCAHARGIENQVYFVHCPTVGEPGAPLPDGYGRASILSPCDSAWPANGIVVEAEMNEHTIITGTVDMDELYENRKSGAATTFNDRNRRKDMYAKYVPYEKLY; this comes from the coding sequence GTGAAAATTAATATAACGGCTTGCCAATTCCGTGTAGAAAATGTGTCAACTTTCAATGAATTTCAGAAACAGGTGGAAGAATTGATCAATCAAGTTCCCGAAGACTCGGATTATATCATTTTTCCTGAATTGTTAACTATCGGGTTATCTGCGACCTTTGGAATACAGGATGCTTCATCCGTTATGAGGATTGATGAATATACCAATCAATATAAAGAACTTTTCAGGTCAATTTCAAGAAAAAGAAAGCAGATCATTATTGCGGGCACGCATCTGGAACGCCGCGATAATGAATACTTCAATATTGCATACATTTTTGATAGAAACGGATCATACGTTGAGCATAAAAAAACTCATATCTTTCCTGCTGAAGCAAATTGGTGTACCTCTGAAGGCGATAATCTGGAGGTTTATTCCATTGGTCCGGTTAAGATTGGAATAGCAATATGTTATGAAGCGGAGATACCTGAAATTTCAAGAATATTATCAGTGAACGGGGCCGACATCATTTTTTGTCCATCATACACGTTTACAGAGGCTGGCTTTTGGCGAGTTCGCCATTGTGCACATGCACGTGGAATCGAGAATCAGGTATATTTTGTTCATTGCCCCACAGTTGGTGAACCAGGGGCACCCCTGCCGGACGGATACGGTCGTGCCAGTATACTTAGCCCCTGTGACAGTGCTTGGCCAGCAAATGGTATAGTAGTTGAGGCTGAAATGAATGAACATACCATTATTACCGGTACGGTCGATATGGACGAACTTTATGAGAATCGAAAAAGTGGTGCAGCAACCACTTTCAATGATCGTAATCGCAGAAAAGATATGTATGCGAAGTATGTGCCTTATGAGAAGCTGTATTAA
- a CDS encoding DUF3870 domain-containing protein codes for MFHQNTVYIVGESKAASNNPITQQFNCFFIGFVIDSDTHEIVDVECSTTISLTSRFIQSMLVGKSILRPDELEKEIEKRYFGSSQKALAVALRNASIKYHQLYKL; via the coding sequence ATGTTTCATCAGAATACAGTATATATAGTCGGCGAATCGAAGGCAGCTTCTAATAACCCTATTACACAGCAATTCAACTGCTTTTTTATCGGGTTCGTCATTGATAGTGATACACATGAAATAGTGGATGTGGAATGCTCGACAACGATATCGCTTACATCAAGGTTCATTCAATCCATGTTAGTGGGCAAATCCATTCTTCGACCCGATGAATTGGAGAAAGAAATTGAGAAACGTTACTTTGGGTCATCTCAGAAAGCACTGGCCGTCGCTCTAAGAAATGCGAGCATTAAATATCATCAACTTTATAAGTTATAG
- a CDS encoding DUF819 domain-containing protein — protein sequence MIQDGVMFVCFLLAFTAVIAVAEKKIGGKFFKYVPGIVLIYIGAALMKTFGVFSDSESVESAYSTIRGLLLPAMLMLMLLQCDMRKIIRLGPKMLLTFFAASFSIIGGFTLTYVLMNGFYAEGTWKAFSALSASWTGGSANMVILQGILDVPENIFGYALIMDTINYSIWVMFLFWLVPLAGKFNIWTKADTSFIDQMTSELEAGETAKTEFGFVELIGFLALALIVSAGATKIGESLPVLGAAVNGTTWTIIIASTVGLILAVTKVGRIAGSMEISKVMLYIVIGLIASHADFSQLFQAPVYIFSGFMILFFHGLIMVILAKIFKLDLFTMGVASLANIGGVASAPILAGAFNRALIPVGILMAVLGSLLGTYFGILTSYILSSF from the coding sequence ATGATTCAAGATGGTGTGATGTTTGTCTGTTTTTTATTGGCATTTACTGCCGTGATTGCGGTAGCGGAAAAAAAGATAGGAGGAAAGTTCTTCAAGTATGTTCCTGGTATTGTCCTTATTTATATTGGAGCTGCTCTGATGAAAACATTTGGGGTATTTTCAGATAGTGAATCAGTCGAAAGTGCATATAGCACCATACGTGGCCTCCTGCTGCCCGCCATGTTGATGCTCATGCTTTTGCAATGCGATATGCGAAAAATAATCAGACTTGGACCAAAGATGCTTTTAACTTTTTTTGCCGCTTCATTCAGTATCATCGGCGGGTTCACTCTTACTTACGTTTTAATGAATGGTTTTTATGCGGAAGGAACATGGAAGGCATTTTCTGCTTTAAGCGCAAGCTGGACTGGGGGATCTGCCAATATGGTGATCTTGCAAGGTATACTCGATGTACCTGAAAATATTTTTGGCTATGCGTTAATCATGGATACAATCAATTATTCCATTTGGGTCATGTTCTTGTTTTGGCTGGTGCCTCTTGCAGGAAAATTCAATATTTGGACTAAAGCGGATACATCTTTCATTGATCAAATGACATCCGAGCTTGAAGCAGGGGAAACCGCCAAGACGGAATTTGGGTTCGTGGAATTGATTGGTTTCTTGGCACTTGCTTTAATTGTATCAGCAGGGGCAACCAAAATTGGGGAAAGCCTGCCAGTACTGGGTGCCGCTGTGAATGGAACGACTTGGACGATCATCATCGCTTCGACCGTAGGTTTAATTCTGGCAGTCACAAAGGTTGGACGTATTGCCGGTTCCATGGAAATTTCAAAAGTCATGCTTTATATAGTCATTGGTTTAATTGCTTCCCATGCCGATTTTTCACAGCTGTTTCAAGCACCTGTGTATATTTTTTCCGGATTTATGATTCTATTCTTTCATGGATTGATCATGGTCATTTTGGCCAAAATCTTTAAGTTGGATCTATTTACAATGGGAGTTGCCTCATTGGCCAATATAGGGGGTGTGGCATCAGCCCCTATATTGGCTGGTGCATTCAACCGTGCGCTAATACCGGTCGGGATTTTGATGGCTGTACTCGGCAGTCTTCTGGGTACCTATTTTGGAATTCTAACATCATATATACTCTCAAGCTTTTAA
- a CDS encoding dipeptide epimerase, with amino-acid sequence MKIESLQVSVETLPLVKPFKTALRTAMEIENIMVSVKLEDGTEGLGAAAPTVAITGDSANGIMTIIEEVITPHLIGRHIENINALSQLIQLSCAGNTSAKAAVEIALYDAVSKRWRLPLYQYLGGKSNVLKNDMTISVDEPEVMAKAALSLIDCGFSTMKIKLGKDWKSDVERVACIRAAVGDQVIIRIDANQGWTTKQAISIIHELEERKLNVDLVEQPVQAHDIEGLKEIKRCVQVPIMADESVFSPRDAMRLLNEHAVDFLNIKLMKTGGIRRALQIADLAEAAGVECMIGSMMESSVSVAAAAHLATAHPNITKIDLDAPLWIKDEPFEGIQFAKDQLLISEKPGLGVKRKSSFTQ; translated from the coding sequence ATGAAGATTGAAAGTTTACAAGTATCTGTGGAAACCTTGCCGCTTGTCAAGCCATTCAAAACTGCATTACGTACAGCAATGGAAATTGAAAATATCATGGTTTCGGTGAAGTTGGAAGATGGAACGGAAGGTTTGGGGGCAGCGGCCCCTACGGTTGCCATAACAGGTGATTCTGCAAATGGAATCATGACCATCATTGAAGAAGTGATCACGCCACATCTAATTGGCCGCCACATCGAGAATATCAACGCATTGTCTCAGCTAATCCAATTATCCTGTGCAGGAAACACAAGTGCAAAAGCTGCTGTTGAAATCGCCTTATATGACGCAGTCAGCAAACGATGGCGGCTCCCTTTATATCAATATCTGGGTGGTAAATCAAATGTCCTGAAAAATGATATGACAATCAGCGTTGATGAACCCGAAGTAATGGCAAAGGCGGCATTGTCCCTCATCGATTGCGGATTTTCAACAATGAAGATAAAGCTGGGGAAAGACTGGAAGAGTGACGTAGAGCGGGTTGCCTGCATTCGTGCTGCTGTTGGCGATCAAGTTATTATCAGGATTGACGCAAATCAAGGGTGGACAACAAAACAAGCAATTTCAATCATTCATGAACTCGAGGAAAGGAAGCTGAACGTTGATTTGGTGGAGCAACCCGTGCAAGCCCATGATATCGAAGGTTTAAAAGAAATAAAGAGGTGCGTCCAAGTGCCCATCATGGCCGATGAAAGTGTGTTTTCCCCTCGTGATGCCATGAGGCTCCTGAATGAACATGCTGTTGATTTCCTTAATATTAAATTAATGAAAACAGGAGGCATCCGACGCGCACTTCAAATCGCGGATTTGGCAGAAGCTGCCGGGGTGGAATGCATGATCGGCAGTATGATGGAATCATCCGTGAGCGTAGCAGCCGCGGCTCATCTAGCAACCGCCCATCCAAATATAACGAAGATTGATTTAGATGCACCATTATGGATTAAGGATGAACCTTTTGAGGGCATTCAATTTGCGAAAGATCAACTTCTCATTTCCGAGAAACCTGGACTAGGAGTCAAGAGGAAATCCTCATTTACTCAATAA
- a CDS encoding C40 family peptidase: MILKRLTVLVISLFTIGILVFSPNEASSREKERISYVDVAVATLWTEPGLLRDIDAPSASNPVDLNAWIHSMNYEDKLWLVGNLETQALYGSKVTILEERGEWVKVAVANQLTPRNDAGYPGWMPKGQLKSGKPLEKQFNRGFALVTAPKTWLYSDSKNRSKFMEVSFDTRLPLLQVKKDKVKVMTPSNGAKWIETNDVSVYQDESQIPVPTGKDIVESGKDFLGLPYLWAGMSGFGFDCSGFTYTMYHANGITIPRDSSIQALHGKKVEQENLQQGDLLFFAYDKGKGKVHHVGMYIGDGKMIHSPNSSTHVRIDEIKTSGYGEEYAGARRYID; encoded by the coding sequence ATTATTTTGAAAAGGTTAACAGTTTTAGTGATATCTTTATTTACTATCGGTATTTTAGTATTCAGTCCCAATGAAGCTAGTTCAAGAGAGAAGGAGAGAATTTCCTATGTAGATGTAGCTGTGGCCACTCTTTGGACGGAGCCGGGATTATTAAGGGACATCGATGCCCCTTCTGCATCGAATCCCGTCGATTTGAATGCATGGATACACTCCATGAATTATGAAGACAAACTGTGGCTTGTGGGTAACCTGGAAACCCAAGCATTATATGGTTCTAAAGTGACCATTCTTGAAGAGCGGGGTGAATGGGTGAAAGTTGCTGTTGCCAATCAGCTGACACCCCGTAATGATGCAGGTTATCCTGGATGGATGCCAAAAGGGCAATTGAAATCAGGAAAACCCTTAGAGAAGCAGTTTAATAGAGGGTTTGCCCTTGTAACTGCTCCAAAGACTTGGCTTTATTCGGATTCGAAAAATCGGTCAAAATTCATGGAGGTCAGCTTCGATACACGCCTTCCGCTATTACAGGTGAAAAAAGATAAAGTGAAGGTGATGACACCAAGTAATGGAGCAAAATGGATAGAAACGAATGACGTGTCCGTTTATCAAGACGAAAGTCAAATTCCAGTTCCAACCGGTAAGGACATTGTAGAATCAGGAAAAGATTTTTTAGGACTTCCTTACCTATGGGCTGGAATGTCCGGTTTTGGATTTGACTGCTCTGGCTTTACCTATACCATGTACCATGCTAACGGAATAACGATCCCAAGGGACTCTTCCATTCAGGCGCTTCATGGTAAAAAGGTGGAACAGGAAAATCTTCAACAAGGCGATTTACTATTTTTTGCCTATGATAAAGGAAAAGGTAAGGTACATCATGTTGGAATGTATATTGGTGACGGGAAAATGATTCATTCTCCAAACAGCTCTACACATGTAAGGATAGATGAAATAAAAACATCGGGATACGGAGAGGAATATGCCGGAGCAAGAAGATATATCGATTGA
- a CDS encoding S9 family peptidase, whose amino-acid sequence MITFPKPDVEQYLRTFSIADFAVSPDEKQLVFSTNLSGKYNLWGMDLPNCFPYPLTSIDQSCQELVFDKQSQFIIAGFDQDGNENTQFYGIPLKGGTMKEIVHHENTRNFMPILSNDSKKLFYTTSRGNPSYLNSYCLDLESGQETLVLEGKDAATYLFGFSPDEETLLYYKDFANTNTLLYAKRGKENLLLTPPTEKQHTVNDGVFVSDSMIYLLTDYDSDFTYLASYNLETNRFSKVKELYNESFSAMKYSKENQLLYITSQKGAEDQLYEFNLQNENWRNINVPCSVIGKLEVAASGTLYLFGMSATKPHNIYKKSGEEWVSLTKYTVPGVDSNELVEPDIITYPSYDGLEIESLFFRANKENDIGEIIFWPHGGPQAAERKFFRASFQFFLNHGYSIFAPNFRGSTGYGLEFMKMVEGDWGNGPRLDNVTGLDWLIEQGHAQKGNILLMGGSFGGYMALLLHGRHADYFKAVVDIFGPSNLFSFINSVPEDWKPVMDQWVGNPEKDKEKLIEYSPITYLESMTKPMLVIQGANDPRVVKEESDQIVRALKDRGRDVEYMLLEDEGHGFSKKENEIAVYRKILSFLNRFAGVTEKV is encoded by the coding sequence ATGATCACTTTTCCCAAACCTGATGTTGAGCAATATTTACGAACTTTTTCCATTGCTGATTTTGCAGTTAGTCCGGATGAGAAACAACTGGTGTTCAGTACGAATTTGAGTGGCAAGTATAATTTATGGGGAATGGATCTGCCAAACTGCTTTCCTTATCCGCTTACATCCATTGATCAAAGCTGTCAAGAGCTGGTATTTGATAAACAGAGCCAGTTTATAATTGCTGGTTTCGATCAAGACGGCAATGAAAATACCCAGTTTTATGGAATTCCCTTAAAAGGCGGGACAATGAAGGAAATCGTCCATCATGAAAACACACGTAATTTCATGCCGATTTTATCCAATGACAGTAAAAAGCTCTTTTACACAACATCAAGAGGAAACCCTTCCTATCTAAATTCCTATTGTTTAGATTTAGAATCAGGACAGGAAACACTGGTCCTGGAGGGGAAGGATGCAGCGACCTATCTGTTTGGCTTTAGCCCTGATGAAGAAACCCTACTTTACTATAAAGACTTTGCTAATACAAATACCCTTCTCTATGCAAAAAGGGGGAAGGAAAATCTCCTGCTTACGCCGCCTACTGAGAAACAACACACAGTGAATGATGGTGTTTTTGTTTCAGATTCGATGATATATTTATTGACTGATTATGATTCGGACTTTACTTATTTGGCTTCATACAACCTTGAAACAAACCGATTCAGTAAAGTTAAAGAATTGTATAATGAGAGTTTTAGTGCCATGAAATATAGTAAAGAGAACCAATTATTATATATAACCAGTCAAAAGGGTGCAGAGGATCAATTATATGAATTCAATCTGCAAAATGAAAATTGGAGAAATATCAATGTCCCGTGCAGCGTCATCGGAAAACTTGAGGTTGCTGCATCAGGCACGCTTTATTTATTTGGCATGAGCGCAACCAAGCCACATAATATTTATAAAAAATCCGGTGAAGAGTGGGTATCATTAACCAAATATACTGTCCCTGGCGTCGATTCTAACGAATTAGTTGAACCGGACATCATTACATACCCTTCCTATGATGGCCTGGAGATCGAATCGTTATTTTTTAGGGCAAACAAGGAAAATGATATTGGTGAAATCATTTTTTGGCCTCATGGAGGACCTCAGGCGGCCGAACGGAAATTCTTCAGGGCTTCCTTTCAATTTTTTCTGAATCATGGTTACAGTATTTTTGCGCCAAACTTCCGCGGTTCTACTGGCTATGGTTTGGAATTCATGAAAATGGTAGAGGGTGATTGGGGAAATGGACCACGCCTTGATAATGTAACCGGTCTTGATTGGCTGATTGAACAAGGGCATGCACAAAAAGGTAACATTTTATTGATGGGTGGCAGCTTCGGAGGGTATATGGCACTTCTGCTACACGGACGCCATGCGGATTACTTTAAGGCAGTTGTCGATATTTTTGGACCATCTAACCTTTTCTCATTTATCAATTCCGTTCCAGAAGACTGGAAGCCGGTTATGGATCAATGGGTAGGAAATCCGGAAAAAGATAAGGAAAAATTAATCGAGTATTCACCTATCACCTATTTAGAATCCATGACAAAGCCGATGCTTGTCATTCAAGGGGCAAACGATCCCCGCGTCGTCAAAGAGGAATCAGATCAAATCGTTCGAGCTTTGAAAGACAGAGGAAGAGATGTCGAGTATATGCTTCTAGAAGATGAAGGCCATGGATTTTCCAAAAAAGAAAATGAAATTGCCGTCTATCGAAAAATACTCTCATTCTTGAATCGATTCGCAGGTGTAACAGAGAAGGTATAA
- a CDS encoding formylglycine-generating enzyme family protein: protein MSYFDYPMVKIPGGEIELRDDRIKSKWKADIRPFLLARYPVTIDLYNATSNKPPNPIDGVLKPVVGISWNDAISFCNLLSHKAGLRECYSISKNGENINCDWESDGYRLPSEAEWQYACKAGTTGYRYGEIDKIAWYNGNSGGKIHEVGRKEPNSWGLHDMLGNVWEWCWDLYDEQVYGAYRIFRGGSWAVEARGCGASCRRRSHPTFCIDDLGFRLARSI, encoded by the coding sequence ATGAGTTACTTTGACTATCCAATGGTGAAAATTCCAGGGGGAGAAATAGAATTAAGAGACGATAGAATAAAAAGCAAATGGAAAGCTGATATAAGACCGTTTCTTCTTGCCCGGTATCCTGTAACTATAGATCTCTATAATGCTACTTCAAATAAACCACCTAATCCTATTGACGGAGTTCTAAAACCTGTTGTCGGTATTTCTTGGAATGATGCAATTTCTTTTTGCAATCTACTTTCACATAAAGCTGGACTTAGAGAGTGTTATTCTATAAGTAAAAATGGTGAAAACATAAATTGTGATTGGGAATCAGACGGTTACCGACTCCCTTCAGAAGCAGAGTGGCAATATGCATGTAAAGCGGGGACTACTGGATATAGATATGGAGAGATTGATAAGATTGCCTGGTATAACGGAAATTCAGGGGGCAAAATCCATGAAGTGGGAAGAAAGGAACCGAATTCATGGGGACTGCATGATATGTTAGGGAATGTTTGGGAGTGGTGTTGGGATTTATATGATGAACAAGTATACGGCGCTTATCGAATTTTCCGAGGAGGAAGCTGGGCTGTAGAGGCCAGGGGTTGTGGAGCTTCATGTCGTCGTCGTAGCCATCCGACATTTTGCATAGACGACCTTGGATTTCGTCTTGCCAGGTCTATATAA
- a CDS encoding DUF2935 domain-containing protein gives MNEFLEKTARFEHRFWLQILGDHSRFIHESLAPVEVENIEIASEFIQVFDTLLGKANTEEITQLTVMAEEEVLRLREFKLSLLKEHLVGKIKIHLSPTFINHMVNELEEYLRLLKYFNANQMPPVFHELHHHLVWLLDAAGHAGAISSNMDDVEKRLKEKSDQYKKHFNDYYLKAVELAGYLRTNLSTFPALEKMNADVKLEMKLFQHFLLELEELELSAQALGTFSPLMADHMWREECYYLMKLAESTNTEKPNCDPAKPRLVD, from the coding sequence ATGAATGAGTTTTTGGAGAAAACAGCAAGGTTCGAGCACCGGTTTTGGCTGCAAATCTTAGGAGACCATTCCAGATTCATCCATGAATCTTTAGCTCCGGTTGAAGTGGAAAACATTGAAATTGCTTCAGAATTCATTCAAGTATTTGATACTCTCCTTGGTAAAGCCAATACTGAAGAGATTACTCAACTTACTGTCATGGCAGAAGAGGAAGTTTTAAGACTTCGGGAGTTTAAGCTAAGCCTTTTAAAAGAACATCTGGTAGGGAAAATTAAAATACATCTTTCACCTACTTTCATTAATCATATGGTGAACGAATTGGAAGAATATTTAAGATTATTGAAATACTTCAATGCAAATCAAATGCCGCCGGTTTTTCATGAACTCCATCATCATTTGGTTTGGCTGTTAGATGCAGCAGGGCATGCAGGGGCAATATCATCCAACATGGACGATGTTGAAAAAAGATTAAAAGAGAAAAGTGACCAATATAAAAAACATTTTAATGATTATTATTTAAAAGCAGTTGAATTGGCTGGATATTTACGAACAAATCTGTCAACATTCCCGGCATTGGAAAAAATGAATGCGGACGTCAAATTGGAAATGAAACTCTTTCAGCACTTTCTGCTTGAATTGGAGGAACTTGAGCTTAGTGCGCAGGCTCTTGGAACGTTTTCCCCATTAATGGCAGATCATATGTGGCGTGAAGAATGTTATTATTTAATGAAACTGGCAGAATCGACAAACACGGAAAAGCCAAACTGCGATCCAGCCAAACCTAGGCTAGTGGATTAA